In Zingiber officinale cultivar Zhangliang chromosome 9B, Zo_v1.1, whole genome shotgun sequence, the genomic window AAATGACCCTCCAAAATGCAAAGACACGTGCAAATGGAAGTTTAAGCCAAAATTCATGTGAAGATAGACATTAGCAAGAGAAAAAATTGAATTACCTATTTCATCAACATAGTCACTTTTGTCATATCCATGAGGATCAAAAACGTCCTTACTAAAGCAAGTCCCAATCTGGTCTATGTCTTGATAACTCACAGCATGCTGCAAGAAGTCAGGATTCCGATAGTCCTTCCTATTACGTAAATCAGCATTGAAACTTTTCCCAGCCCTCTTATATGCAAAGAACCTGTTAAACCGTTCCTGAAATagtaaatgacaaaaaaaaagtgaaaatacAGAAGAGATAAGAAAATATGATGGTTTTTCTCCATAAGCTTAAATCATTCATACTATTATGGTTTTGTTGGTTTATATGTGCTTATTTGAGGAAAGGTTATTGCTATAAGTAGTAAAAACAATTAAATAATTAGAGTACCTATATCACTCACCATTCTGAATAATCAAATGATTCACAACAGATTCAGTATACACGCAGAACATGCATTGATCAGAAAATGTGTCAAATTTGCTATTCTAGTAGCAAATCAAGTACACAAATAAAGAGACATCAGCACATAGAGTTTATGAAACATTAGGAAATTAACAAAAACAAATTGGAACAAATTTTAAGTGAGAAAAAACCTGTAGCTCCTTAGGGCATTGAGCTGAAGAAGGTGGAGGAAGAAAACTACTCAACAGATCATCCTTTCGCCCTTCCATGGAAGCTACAGCAGTTTCCAACTTAGTTACTTCAGGCACAGATTCAAAAACATCCATTGGCAAACTGTGTTCAATCATAGGTTGTTCAGATAAATCAGATGGCTGGAGAGGATCTAGTTGTGTAACTGGCATTACTAGTGGAACAGTTACGGATGATGTTTTATCCTCTGCATTTCCTACAAAACTCAACATGTCAAAAACTAGGAAGACCTCTAATGCAATATGCATAAGGACATACAAATAAGCAAAACATTACAAAATTATTTCAATTAGTTTAAGGAAGCTTAGCTTTAAAATGAGGACACAACTACAAAGTATCCCAGATATGGACATTATTACAGGTCAACAACATCTTTTATAAGTGCCTGGCTGTTAACTTGGGTTTGGGTTTTGGGGGGGTTGTAGTTTGTTGAAAGATCCCTTATTTACTtggaagaggaaagaaagggcagaattttttgttaaatttccactatatatattttttttgtatggaTCAGGCAAAATGGAcagaaagaaaaataagaaaatagttGTTGCCGTTGCAGATTGATCAAGAAACAGTAGGCATTACCGATTGGCAAATGGCAATTACTAATGAATCTCTTTTTAGCCAACAAAAGGAAATTTTGCTcagtttttcttttctcttttcgccATTACCTTCTCTCCACTAAGTCAATAAACATAAAGAATACAATTGTCAAACAATATGGCCATGCACCATAGAGCAATGCACagagatttttgaaataataaacACAATGTTTTCCCAGCCGTTCTTAGAACTATTTTTATGTGTTGCCAAGTTATTTCATCCATAAACAGAGATGATGTGCTTCCAGTAAACTAAGTTTTCTGCTCAAAATTGAAAAGGGCATAAATTACATTTCCTGGATTGTTTTAATTGTGCCCGACCAAACTACTTGAACAATAGAAAAGGCATATAGTTACAATGCAGGTTTATATAAGGGCACGGATATATCGATTCTGCTCCATCGTCAATCATGTCATCCAAAAGGGATGATCTCAGTGCAAAAGGCTGACAAGTCAATGCAAGTATCATAATTTCATGTTTTCAAATATCACTGAGGACTTAGGACTATCTCTTAGTAACTCAGATTCGCCATCACTAATAATATACCCTAGTACTTCATTAAGAGAGAGAACTATAATTGGACTAATAATTTGAAGCAACAACCTATGAATAGTGCAGAATAAcaacaattataaaattataacacTCATTGGTTAGCTAAGATTGAAAATCAAATCTATAAGGCAACTCTTGCATTTGTCTCTCTTCGTATTACAATGTCCAAATATCAAACCAAGAAAAACCTAACATCACATTGTTCCTTAAGGTGCAGAAGGGAAACAAAAGTATCAGTTATGGCAATGCATGCAGGGTGTTCCTATATAGGTGGAGAATTTATTTTCATCTTCAGTTTAATCCAAATCATAGCAAACAGGTACTTtggcaaaataaaaaataaaaatgaaacttCTGACTTAAAATAGGTTGGTAGAAGTATTTATCAATTATGGCAAGGAGAAAACACATTGAACAGACTTAAAAGAGGGCAaaacataaaattataaaaattaccaTTTGGTGCTTTAACATCTGCTTCAAGCATGGGATGGCCATTGCTTAATATCTCCCCATCCTGCGAACTCTAGCATGGTTAAAAAAATAGATAACTATTACTATACAGTCCAATAAAACATGTGAGGAACATTAGAGATAAATAGTAACGTGTTTGGCTAGGGAAGAAAATCGTCAAAATATCATTTCACTATATTCTGAAGTTAAAACGAGGCAAACAGAAAGCATTACCTCTGGCTCGGGAGACATGGCAGTCTCATCATGCTCGTAATCCACAATAGCAAGAGACCCCATCCCCATCCTCACCCTCTGAGGATCCACAGGCTCTGGAAGCCCAGCAGACGGCTGAGGCAGCACAGTGGCCGAACTAGGCGAGACATAGGAGAGGGGCGAAGAATGCGATCTCGAGGGAAACAGCGGTGGAGGCGTAGGGCTACGTGCGACGAGGCTACTTGGGGTTACGTTATCAGCGGGGCTAGTTTGGATTGTATAATCAACGCCATCGTCGAGAGGAGGAGACCGAGTTTGGCCAAGGGATGGAGGAGTAGCAGTATCGAAGTAATGGTCGGGCGTGGTCGCCCTCGGGCCTCTGCCTGCGACGGGGCAAATTAGGGTTACATAATCCGGAGCCAGCCGTTGCTGTTCCTCCACCGCTTCCTGCAGCACCTGCACCTCCTCCagttcatcttcctcttcctcgtcgtTGTATACAGAAAGCAGATCGATGCCGCCGGAGCCAGCGGCCATCGTCACCTCCAAGAGAAGCGCCGATGGGATATCAAAAATAGGGAAAGCAATAAGAACGGGAATTAGGATACGAAGGAGAGAGACGCTATGTTCGATTACGCCTCTAGCGATCCGCTGCCACCAGATCCGGCCAGAAAGTACAGTAAAATCGCCGCCGCGTACCCGCCCTCGCTCGCCGCCGACCGCTAGATAATAGTGCCGCTATCCCGATCCAAACTCAAAAACAGATATTTAGAAATAATTAGCCCGATGATCAAAAGTAAATTATTAACAATTTTTCTTCAGCAATTTATCAAAGGTCTATAATACCCTAGCCTTTCAAttctaaattattaattttatttatttaaatcgaATCAaaaccgaatcaaatcaaaaaataaaaaatataattattttatggATAAATTTGCATACACTCCCCATTGGTAAACTCAACTTTACATGCAGTCCCCATCCatgaaaaattttcttttcactCCCCAGTCAAACATATTTACTTAATTgctcatgatatttttaggtacaaaaagtccaaaaatcagtataaatcctcttaaattcagtatattaaattagaatgtagtatattttctattaaattgagtacgattcttttttcacctcaaaatatactcgattttagtttaatgtgctgaatttaatagaaaatatactcgatttttaatataaagtactgactttaaaaagaattatactcattttcggactttttgtactcaatttttgactttttgtacctaaaaaatatgggttaatttcaatagaaaatatactcgatcctagtatagagtactggattatagtgtaaagtgctgaatttaacaggaattatatttatttttagactttttatacctaaaaaataagagggacaattttgatagaaaatatactcgatttttaatataaagtactaactttaagaagaattatactcgttttcaGACTTTTTTTACTCAATTTTGGATTTTTTGTACATAAAAAATCTaaggggcaatttaggtatcaatatttgcatgagggagttgaaacaagtaatatttTACATGCAGGGAATAGAAACAAAGTTTTTTAGGcatggggattgcatgcaaagttaTGATTACCAttggggatttttctctaatttaccgttatttttattttatcactATAAAaagcttaatttttttaaaaaaaaaaattatgtcgcACAAGTTGATTTCCTAAATTTAtcccaatttttaaaattttagattttaatgaaaattttaaaaataaaaacaattaataaaaaataaaattaaaggtatatatttatttatttttatcttttttatgctaaataaaagagaaaaaataaataactaaaaaataaaattactttggTGTTGTTTtggttaaagttttttttttgggttaaaaTATCACCATATTAGTGCTCATTTAGTCATAACATACCATTTTGGTATTGATTTCATCGAACCATCACCACCTTATTGTCAATTTCTTAAAAGCACCATCATCTTGATGTTGATTTCTCTAAAGCATCACCACCTTAATGTTAATTTCATAAAAACATCACCAATTATATGAATTTTTGAAAACAGACTTTGTAAACTAGAAAAATCTTGAATCTGAGACTTTAAAGCATGAGATTGAGCAACTCTGTATGAACCTCCAAAACTTAGATTGGGTCCCATTAGAATTGTCTAAGGCCATTAATACATTTTACCTCAGACTCATTAATAAACCTAgattatttgaaatttaaaaatttaaacatgGAATGGAAGAGgatagtataaaaagatagataTAATATGCAATcctagttctaagcttcctacaTGATGTTATGGCTTTGTGTCATTGACACGtaagatgaattttttaaaatagattgtGCACGGCTAAGAAGGCTTTGAATCTAAGACTTTAGACCATGGTGAGATTGAAGAGCACTAAAGAAACCTACAAGACTTGAAGTGGGTCCTATCGGAGTTGTCAAAAATCATCGATGAATTTTATCTTAAACTCATTAATAGACCTAAAGGATTTATAATTCTGAAACTTAGACATGGAGTGGAAGAGGAGAGTATAAAGAAAGCAAAAATGGTGTGCAATTGTAGTTTTTAGCCTCCTA contains:
- the LOC122023973 gene encoding uncharacterized protein LOC122023973 isoform X2, producing MAAGSGGIDLLSVYNDEEEEDELEEVQVLQEAVEEQQRLAPDYVTLICPVAGRGPRATTPDHYFDTATPPSLGQTRSPPLDDGVDYTIQTSPADNVTPSSLVARSPTPPPLFPSRSHSSPLSYVSPSSATVLPQPSAGLPEPVDPQRVRMGMGSLAIVDYEHDETAMSPEPEDGEILSNGHPMLEADVKAPNGNAEDKTSSVTVPLVMPVTQLDPLQPSDLSEQPMIEHSLPMDVFESVPEVTKLETAVASMEGRKDDLLSSFLPPPSSAQCPKELQERFNRFFAYKRAGKSFNADLRNRKDYRNPDFLQHAVSYQDIDQIGTCFSKDVFDPHGYDKSDYVDEIENDMRREAERKKRQGDSVAGGRQPNAGVPRSNLSTQNSVGNLPAAAAAAAAAAAAAVVNVLPPGPTTDGTAKEIRPNKKTKWDKIDGDGKSSSLPGGHDNSSASSVHSALLSASNAGTGYTAFAQQKRREAEEKKSSERKFDKRS
- the LOC122023973 gene encoding uncharacterized protein LOC122023973 isoform X1 — encoded protein: MAAGSGGIDLLSVYNDEEEEDELEEVQVLQEAVEEQQRLAPDYVTLICPVAGRGPRATTPDHYFDTATPPSLGQTRSPPLDDGVDYTIQTSPADNVTPSSLVARSPTPPPLFPSRSHSSPLSYVSPSSATVLPQPSAGLPEPVDPQRVRMGMGSLAIVDYEHDETAMSPEPESSQDGEILSNGHPMLEADVKAPNGNAEDKTSSVTVPLVMPVTQLDPLQPSDLSEQPMIEHSLPMDVFESVPEVTKLETAVASMEGRKDDLLSSFLPPPSSAQCPKELQERFNRFFAYKRAGKSFNADLRNRKDYRNPDFLQHAVSYQDIDQIGTCFSKDVFDPHGYDKSDYVDEIENDMRREAERKKRQGDSVAGGRQPNAGVPRSNLSTQNSVGNLPAAAAAAAAAAAAAVVNVLPPGPTTDGTAKEIRPNKKTKWDKIDGDGKSSSLPGGHDNSSASSVHSALLSASNAGTGYTAFAQQKRREAEEKKSSERKFDKRS